One region of Oryza glaberrima chromosome 7, OglaRS2, whole genome shotgun sequence genomic DNA includes:
- the LOC127780502 gene encoding flavonol 3-sulfotransferase-like yields the protein MAGPVPFVDVVVDNAGGAVANKADPGVVLPQEEEYESFVSSLPSNPKLQLLRYQGKWLLQSWVPGIIAIQRGGFAPRRGGGDIVLASLPKCGTTWLKALAFATMARRAHPPAGDEQHPLLRLNPHDCVPSMEKLFAAGLGSKIMDALPSPRLMATHVHHSLLPASITDNPHCKIIYICRDPKDMIVSLWHFVRRRLPEIPFLELFESACEGRCLSSSIWDHILGYWNASKTTVLFLRYEELLHDPADSVRKLARFVGQPFSPEEEEAGDVEDIVRLCSFEQMKNLEVNRAAGLSPVLQQNAYTNGSFFRKGGTGDWANHMTPEMAERLDAIVEEKLRGSGLSFRS from the exons ATGGCCGGGCCAGTGCCgttcgtcgacgtcgtcgtcgacaatgccggcggcgccgtcgccaacAAGGCCGATCCGGGCGTCGTACTGCCGCAGGAAGAAGAGTACGAGAGCTTCGTGTCGTCGCTGCCGAGCAACcccaagctgcagctgctgcgcTACCAGGGGAAGTGGCTGCTGCAGTCGTGGGTGCCCGGGATCATCGCCATCCAGCGCGGCGGcttcgcgccgcgccgcggcggcggcgacatcgtcCTCGCGAGCCTCCCCAAGTGCGGCACCACGTGGCTCAAGGCCCTCGCGTTCGCCACCATGGCGCGCCGCGCGCACCCGCCCGCCGGGGATGAGCAGCACCCGCTCCTCCGGCTCAACCCGCACGACTGCGTCCCGTCGATGGAGAAGCTGTTCGCCGCCGGGTTGGGGAGCAAGATCATGGacgcgctgccgtcgccgaggcTCATGGCGACGCACGTGCACCACTCGCTTCTCCCCGCCTCCATCACCGATAACCCTCACTGTAAAATCATCTATATATGCAG GGATCCAAAGGACATGATAGTTTCCCTGTGGCACTTCGTGAGAAGAAGGCTACCGGAGATCCCATTCCTCGAACTGTTCGAGTCTGCTTGCGAGGGCAGATGCTTGAGCAGCTCAATCTGGGACCATATCCTCGGCTACTGGAATGCGAGCAAGACGACGGTGTTGTTCCTGAGGTACGAAGAGCTGCTACATGACCCGGCTGATAGCGTCAGGAAGCTGGCTCGGTTCGTCGGGCAGCCATTCTCgcccgaggaggaggaagccggcgACGTGGAAGACATTGTGAGGCTCTGCAGTTTCGAGCAGATGAAGAACCTGGAGGTGAACAGGGCAGCTGGCCTGTCTCCTGTGCTCCAGCAAAACGCCTACACCAATGGGTCCTTCTTCAGGAAAGGGGGCACAGGAGATTGGGCAAATCATATGACACCAGAGATGGCTGAACGGCTAGACGCCATCGTAGAAGAGAAGCTCCGTGGATCAGGCCTCTCTTTCAGATCATGA